The following proteins are co-located in the Palaemon carinicauda isolate YSFRI2023 chromosome 30, ASM3689809v2, whole genome shotgun sequence genome:
- the LOC137623511 gene encoding uncharacterized protein → MQSVHLQKSTHAITALQKSTHAISAPSEIHTCNQCTFRNPHMQSLPFRNPHMQSVHLQKSTHAITALQKSTHAISAPSEIHICNQCPSEIHTCNQCPSEIHTCNQCTFRNPHMQSLPFRNPHMQSVHLQKSTHAITALQKSTHAISAPSEIHTCNQCPSEIHTCNQCTFRNPHMQSVPFRNPHMQSVHLQKSTHAISALQKSTHTISAPSEIHIYNQCTFRNPHMQSLPFRNPHIQSVHLQKSTHAISALQKSTHAISAPSEIHTCNQCPSEIHTYNQCTFRNPHMQSVHLQKSTHAISAPSEIHTCNQCTFRNPYMQSVPFKNPRMQSVPISNRVPSKIHVCNQCPSKIHVCNQYP, encoded by the coding sequence ATGCAATCAGTGCACCTTCAGAAATCCACACATGCAATCACTGCCCTTCAGAAATCCACACATGCAATCAGTGCACCTTCAGAAATCCACACATGCAATCAGTGCACCTTCAGAAATCCACACATGCAATCACTGCCCTTCAGAAATCCACACATGCAATCAGTGCACCTTCAGAAATCCACACATGCAATCACTGCCCTTCAGAAATCCACACATGCAATCAGTGCACCTTCAGAAATCCACATATGCAATCAGTGCCCTTCAGAAATCCACACATGCAATCAGTGCCCTTCAGAAATCCACACATGCAATCAGTGCACCTTCAGAAATCCACACATGCAATCACTGCCCTTCAGAAATCCACACATGCAATCAGTGCACCTTCAGAAATCCACACATGCAATCACTGCCCTTCAGAAATCCACACATGCAATCAGTGCACCTTCAGAAATCCACACATGCAATCAGTGCCCTTCAGAAATCCACACATGCAATCAGTGCACCTTCAGAAATCCACACATGCAATCAGTGCCCTTCAGAAATCCACACATGCAATCAGTGCACCTTCAGAAATCCACACATGCAATCAGTGCACTTCAGAAATCCACACATACAATCAGTGCACCTTCAGAAATCCACATATACAATCAGTGCACCTTCAGAAATCCACACATGCAATCACTGCCCTTCAGAAATCCACACATACAATCAGTGCACCTTCAGAAATCCACACATGCAATCAGTGCCCTTCAGAAATCCACACATGCAATCAGTGCACCTTCAGAAATCCACACATGCAATCAGTGCCCTTCAGAAATCCACACATACAATCAGTGCACCTTCAGAAATCCACACATGCAATCAGTGCACCTTCAGAAATCCACACATGCAATCAGTGCACCTTCAGAAATCCACACATGCAATCAGTGCACCTTCAGAAATCCATATATGCAATCTGTGCCCTTCAAAAATCCACGTATGCAATCAGTACCCA